Proteins found in one Acinetobacter sp. XH1741 genomic segment:
- a CDS encoding C39 family peptidase, with protein MLEIVLGSALMYYFATEAFEIEKKPPGTVYYTETADSRNLSFHRNHIEPVTIKPAVEDQFRGIVRQAYDYSCGSAALTTLLNGYVGTSLTEQQTMSGLLQYGEYQRIIERRSFSLLDMKRFVTAIGLDSGGYRGEFSDLVKLGQPAIVPISYAGFKHFVVYKAYKDGRVYVADPALGNISFDESRFKEIWDNNTLFVISVPESQRKDLLALKDADMRHVEDATVNRYAFVDVQYPTFNFDRLANKASTMRRVIDSDSHSPTYGQPIETYMRLYYKRK; from the coding sequence ATGTTAGAGATAGTTTTAGGCTCAGCATTGATGTATTACTTTGCGACAGAAGCCTTTGAAATAGAAAAAAAGCCGCCGGGAACTGTTTATTATACAGAGACTGCCGATTCACGTAATTTATCATTTCACCGAAACCATATTGAACCCGTCACCATAAAACCAGCTGTTGAAGACCAGTTCCGTGGCATTGTTCGACAAGCCTATGATTATAGTTGTGGGTCTGCTGCACTTACGACTTTATTAAATGGCTATGTTGGAACAAGTTTAACTGAGCAACAAACCATGAGCGGTTTGCTACAGTATGGCGAGTATCAACGTATTATTGAGCGCCGAAGTTTCTCATTACTTGATATGAAACGCTTTGTCACAGCAATTGGTTTAGATAGTGGGGGTTATCGTGGTGAGTTTTCTGATTTAGTTAAACTCGGTCAACCCGCAATTGTGCCTATTTCGTATGCAGGTTTTAAACATTTTGTCGTATATAAAGCTTATAAAGATGGAAGAGTATATGTAGCTGATCCCGCTTTAGGGAATATCAGCTTTGATGAGAGTCGTTTTAAAGAAATTTGGGATAATAATACTTTATTTGTTATTTCGGTGCCTGAATCACAGCGTAAAGACTTATTGGCATTAAAAGATGCAGATATGCGCCATGTAGAAGATGCAACGGTCAATAGATATGCCTTTGTTGATGTGCAATATCCGACATTTAACTTTGACCGTTTAGCCAATAAAGCTTCGACTATGAGACGCGTGATAGATAGTGATAGTCATTCTCCAACATATGGACAGC